A window of Zingiber officinale cultivar Zhangliang chromosome 5A, Zo_v1.1, whole genome shotgun sequence contains these coding sequences:
- the LOC121982977 gene encoding eukaryotic translation initiation factor 3 subunit A-like has translation MGSVWVSYAPAKKDSDADRTPARPGVGDGDGDGSHTHAVDKRQLLPVNEDLVLQRSRIPTPPSIGDGGGAHHYAIDESQLPEDGASRSERSGAPTKPPINDEGGAHHNAIDESQPLADGASRSDLSGAPTKPPINENQSLADEASRSELIGTPTKPPIKDGGGASHRAINESQQPADEALISKRSRTPTSPPPKDGGGARHHAINERQLPTEGASRSKHSRTSPPPPINDGGGARHN, from the exons ATGGGATCAGTTTGG GTTAGTTATGCACCGGCGAAGAAGGACTCGGATGCCGACAGAACTCCGGCCCGACCGGGAGTCGGCGATGGCGATGGCGATGGATCCCATACTCATGCTGTCGACAAACGGCAGCTGCTGCCGGTAAATGAAGATTTGGTACTTCAACGTTCGAGAATCCCGACTCCGCCGTCGATCGGTGACGGCGGCGGAGCTCATCATTATGCAATCGACGAGAGCCAACTGCCAGAGGATGGAGCATCGAGATCCGAGCGCTCAGGAGCTCCGACTAAGCCACCGATCAATGACGAGGGTGGAGCTCATCATAATGCAATCGATGAGAGCCAACCACTGGCGGATGGAGCGTCTAGATCCGATCTCTCAGGAGCTCCGACTAAGCCACCTATCAATGAGAACCAATCGCTGGCGGATGAAGCCTCGAGATCCGAGCTCATAGGAACTCCGACTAAGCCACCGATCAAAGACGGTGGTGGAGCTAGTCATCGTGCCATAAACGAGAGCCAACAGCCCGCCGATGAAGCCTTGATATCCAAACGCTCGAGAACTCCGACTTCACCGCCGCCCAAAGACGGCGGTGGAGCTCGTCATCATGCTATAAACGAGAGGCAACTGCCGACGGAGGGAGCCTCGAGATCCAAACACTCAAGAACTTCGCCTCCGCCGCCAATCAATGATGGCGGTGGAGCTCGTCATAATTGa